A part of Desulfomicrobium baculatum DSM 4028 genomic DNA contains:
- a CDS encoding PAS domain-containing sensor histidine kinase: MTAGRADLLQRLRDLERANRQLSRELQDLHALIDTPLNVMLFSLDLNYNYIAFNQAHREFVKHNWNLDIHPGMHVFDVLNEPEERATSRRNFDRVLAGESYILRRKYRKPKGEIGFYQNTYVPLQRGGEILGAVVFAHDITEWSEREEEGKKYRAIFEKALEGIYRSTAGGRFIEANREMARILGYDSPQDLMSTITDISRQLYCDPDDRELVFSILRRDGVIKDFETRMRRKDGNEIWVEFNARIEKDDQDRTVFIEGKLTDITTRKEAERKAQLRGQKMIQADKMASLGVLVAGVAHEINNPNSFLTLNLPLLRDVWADALNVLDEYQEEHGDYVLGGLEYSELRQQMPLLLQGMVDGSERIKDIVSRLKDYSRQRPEGERESTDVNSVVAGALAFVRQKLKTAAPGYLVRLAAEPVLVEADLQRLIQVLINLLVNACEAVPATGGEITVQVLSGFGEDKAWAGVEVRDNGCGISPLDLKYIQDPFFTTKRELGGTGLGLSISSAIMHDHGGRLEFSSQAGQGTTVRMLLPMTR; this comes from the coding sequence GTGACCGCCGGACGGGCAGACCTGCTGCAGAGGCTGCGCGACCTGGAACGCGCAAACCGCCAACTCTCCCGCGAGTTGCAGGATTTGCACGCCCTCATCGATACGCCGCTCAACGTCATGCTCTTTTCCCTCGACCTGAACTACAACTACATCGCCTTCAACCAGGCCCACCGGGAATTCGTCAAACACAACTGGAATCTGGACATTCACCCCGGCATGCACGTTTTCGACGTTCTGAACGAGCCCGAGGAACGCGCCACCTCCCGCCGCAATTTCGACCGCGTTCTGGCCGGAGAATCCTACATTCTGCGACGCAAGTACCGAAAGCCCAAAGGGGAAATCGGATTCTACCAGAACACCTACGTACCATTGCAACGAGGGGGCGAGATTCTCGGGGCCGTGGTCTTTGCCCACGACATCACCGAATGGAGCGAGCGCGAAGAGGAAGGCAAGAAGTACCGCGCCATTTTTGAAAAGGCCCTGGAAGGCATCTACCGCTCCACGGCCGGGGGACGATTCATCGAGGCCAACCGCGAGATGGCCCGCATCCTTGGCTACGACTCACCCCAGGACCTCATGTCCACGATCACCGACATCAGCCGCCAGCTGTACTGTGACCCCGACGACAGGGAACTGGTCTTTTCCATTCTGCGCCGCGACGGCGTGATCAAGGATTTCGAGACCCGCATGCGGCGCAAGGACGGCAACGAGATCTGGGTGGAATTCAACGCCAGAATCGAAAAAGACGATCAGGACCGCACGGTGTTCATTGAAGGCAAGCTGACGGACATCACGACCCGCAAGGAGGCCGAACGCAAGGCCCAGCTGCGCGGGCAGAAGATGATCCAGGCCGACAAGATGGCATCCCTGGGCGTGCTGGTGGCGGGCGTGGCCCACGAAATCAACAACCCCAACAGTTTCCTGACGCTGAACCTGCCTCTGCTGCGCGACGTCTGGGCCGACGCCCTCAATGTGCTGGACGAATATCAGGAAGAGCATGGAGATTATGTTCTTGGCGGGCTCGAATATTCAGAACTCCGACAGCAGATGCCGCTTTTGCTGCAGGGCATGGTCGACGGGTCGGAGCGAATCAAGGATATCGTCTCACGACTCAAGGACTATTCCCGCCAGCGTCCCGAAGGAGAACGTGAATCAACCGACGTGAACAGCGTCGTGGCCGGAGCCCTGGCGTTCGTGCGGCAGAAACTCAAAACCGCGGCCCCGGGCTATCTGGTCAGACTGGCCGCGGAGCCTGTGCTGGTGGAAGCCGACCTGCAGCGCCTCATCCAGGTGCTCATAAACCTGCTGGTCAACGCCTGCGAGGCCGTGCCGGCCACGGGCGGCGAAATCACCGTGCAGGTCCTGTCCGGATTCGGGGAAGACAAAGCCTGGGCCGGGGTGGAAGTGCGGGACAACGGCTGCGGCATCTCCCCTCTCGACCTCAAATACATCCAGGACCCGTTCTTCACCACCAAACGGGAGTTGGGCGGAACGGGCCTTGGCCTGTCCATCTCGTCGGCCATCATGCACGACCACGGCGGGCGCCTGGAATTCTCGTCCCAAGCGGGACAAGGCACCACCGTACGCATGCTCCTGCCGATGACACGGTGA
- a CDS encoding MucR family transcriptional regulator, with product MEDYLKQAIEIVKAQASVRNMNEDEITSMIRALTQSIRGVAEGVAPIVDTEPAVDPKNAIREKSVICCECGKSFKVLTKRHLATHGLTPEEYREKFGYKKGTSLVAKSLARDRRKTMQGMKLWEKRKKAVKTPA from the coding sequence ATGGAAGATTATCTGAAACAAGCAATCGAAATCGTCAAGGCCCAGGCCTCTGTCCGCAACATGAACGAAGACGAAATCACCTCGATGATCCGCGCCCTGACGCAGAGCATTCGCGGTGTCGCCGAAGGCGTCGCCCCGATTGTCGACACTGAACCCGCCGTAGACCCCAAGAACGCCATCCGCGAAAAGAGCGTCATCTGCTGCGAATGCGGCAAGTCCTTCAAGGTGCTGACCAAGCGTCACCTTGCCACCCATGGCCTGACCCCCGAAGAGTACCGCGAAAAGTTCGGCTACAAGAAAGGCACCTCGCTGGTCGCCAAGTCCCTGGCCCGCGACCGCCGCAAGACCATGCAGGGCATGAAGCTCTGGGAAAAGCGCAAAAAGGCCGTCAAGACTCCGGCATAA
- a CDS encoding YajQ family cyclic di-GMP-binding protein, translated as MPSFDIVNEIDLQEVDNAVNNVRKEVETRYDFKGVITEMEFNRKTKVLSLTTGDEMKIRAIREMLISHFVRRKVDPKALEFGEPENTSRGQLKQEIKLHDGIDKDAARKLVKLIKDSKLKVQAAIQDEQVRVSGKKIDDLQEVMALLRESQFELPLQFVNMKK; from the coding sequence ATGCCATCTTTTGATATTGTGAATGAGATCGATCTGCAGGAAGTTGATAATGCGGTGAATAACGTGCGCAAGGAAGTCGAAACCCGCTACGATTTCAAAGGCGTGATCACGGAAATGGAGTTCAATCGCAAGACAAAGGTTCTCTCTCTGACTACGGGCGACGAGATGAAAATACGGGCCATACGGGAGATGCTCATCTCGCATTTTGTGCGCCGGAAAGTCGACCCCAAGGCCCTGGAATTCGGTGAACCCGAAAATACCTCCCGTGGTCAGCTCAAGCAGGAAATCAAGCTGCATGACGGCATCGACAAGGATGCCGCCCGCAAGCTGGTCAAGCTGATCAAGGACAGCAAGCTGAAAGTTCAGGCCGCCATTCAGGACGAACAGGTGCGGGTTTCGGGGAAGAAAATAGACGACCTGCAGGAGGTCATGGCGCTCTTGCGGGAGTCGCAATTCGAATTGCCACTGCAGTTCGTGAATATGAAAAAATAA